A window of Candidatus Poribacteria bacterium genomic DNA:
CCCAATACGCAAACCGATGCATTAACCTGTCTCACGGACCTGATGGCGACGTGTGCTGCTATTGTTGGAACAGAAGTTCCCGACGATGCCGGACAGGACAGTTGTAATGTTCTGCCTGCATTGTTAGGTGAAAAGATAGAAAGTCCCTTGCGAAAGGCGATCGTGCATCACTCCAGCACGGGTGTTTTTTCTATCCGTCACGGTGAGTGGAAGTTGATATTGGGTACACAGGGTTCAGGGGGATGGCCTCCACCGCGCGATGGGGGTCCGAAATCGGATGTGCCAGGGCAATTGTATCAGATTTACGAGGATCCGAGTGAAACAGACAATCTATGGGATAAGCATCCGGAGATTGTGGAACGTCTGACGGGATTGCTGGAGAAGTTTAAAGAAGATGGCCACAGTCAAATGTGAGGGTTACAAACTGTTTGCTTTAAATGGGAGGATACGTACTCGAGTCCGATCTTCGGTTACGGTAAGTAAGGCACCGGCTTCTAAGGCTGCCTCGTGTTGCTGAAGAATTCTTGCTAACCAGGGCCCCAAGTTCTTCGGTAGTGTGTTCTGTACTCGAACTTGAATCACACTCGGTTTTTGAGCATAGGTAGTTGCAAGTAACGTTCCAAAATCAAGATCTTGGGTGAACACAACATAATTGTTCTTACGCGCCCAAGCCATAATGGTACTATCTGACGCGCGTGGGTCACCTATGTTCCTCCAGTGAGCTGCACTCCATCCGTATTGTTCAAAAACAGGAACCCAGTTCATAGAAAGGTTCATATCAATTAGCAGTTTCATTATGGACCCACTGGCACGTCAATTTCTTGAACGCGCCACGCGGCATAAGAAAGGGATTGACGAATATCTTCTTCTTCCAAGTAAGGATAGGCATCCAAAATCTCGGCGTTGGAACAGCCAGAGGCAACTAAACCAACGATCATTCCAACGGTGACTCGCATTCCACGGACACAAGGTTTGCCGCCCATTACGTGTGGATCGAATGTTATGCGGTCGAGTTTCTGCATTGTTTTCCTCCTGTTATTTCGCCTTAAAGTTCTCATACAGTGCACGAAGACCTATAAGCAATTATACGTCCAAAGAAACCAAAAGTCAAGCAAATTTTCGGCGATTGCCGCTCGGCTTTCAGCCACGTTCCATTACAAAAGGAGTAACATCTATGGCACCCATATCTGATTCACTTTTCCGATTATCGGGTCCGTCGCAAGCGGATATTGACTCTTTCCATGACAATGGTTACATCGCGTATCCAGATGTGTTCACGGACGACGGTAGAGAAGGGTTGATTAAGGAAATCACGCAGCGTTTTGAACCGGCGCGCCAGTTCATTGAGACGTTACGTAACGGTGAGGAACAGGCACGCTCCTATTTTACTCGTCCATGGAACGATCGCGGTGAATACAGTGATCGACTCATTGACGATCCCTTCATTACGGCACTCATACGTGCAACCATTGGTGACGCATACCACTTCTGCCATTCTGCTCTCAACATCGCACCCCGCGGGATCGGTCCCCTTGGATACCATCAGGACCATCACCATTGGAAACATGAGAACCCCGTTAACCTCGCAGAGCGTGATAACTACTATATACAGATCTTGTACTATCCGAACGGCTTCACACGCGGGGACCGGAACCTCAAAGTTATATCGGGCAGCCACAAGGTCGCACCAACGAAAGAGGCGACACCTGAACGGATGCTCGCAGGCGATTTCGACAGAGAAGCGGGACGCAAACTGGAAGAGAAACGGCTTGAATTGCCACCGGGTAGCATGGTCTACATTGATGCTCGCATTTTTCACGCCGTGGAGGCGAAACCCGTGGATTCCGCGCAGCTTTATCGTATCTTCGCTATTGACATCTTCAAGGAAGCGGGACCACCCCATCGCTATACGCAAGAAATCCCAGCGGAATGGATAGAACGTGCCACCCCGCATCGCCAGAAGTTATTTGATCGTGAAGCGTATACAGAAGGGTGTTGGAGCTAAAATATTAAATCACTGTCAAAAGGGAATAATAATGAGCACACCAGATCGTCCGAATATCCTCTGGATATCTGTAGAGGATACAACACCGCGTTTCGGTTGCTATGGCGACCTAATCGCCCGCACTCCAAATATTGATCGCCTCGCGGCAGGCGGATGTCGGTTTCCAAATGCCTTTTCAACAGCCGGCGTCTGCGCACCCAGTCGTTCCGCTATTATCACTGGTATGTATCAGACTTCCATCGGAACACATCACCATCGGACAACACATACAGACCCAAGTACACCTGACCTACCTACGCCGTATTCTGTTGTTCCTCCACCTTATGTGAAAACCTTTACCGAATACCTGAGAGGGGCAGGCTATTATTGCACCAACAATAGTAAAACAGACTATCAGTTTACACCCCCTCTCACGGCGTGGGATGACAATAGCAATCAAGGGCACTGGCGAAATCGTGGGGAAGGGCAACCCTTTTTTTCCGTTTTTAACCCAATCGTTACACACGAAAGCGGTATGTGGGAAAAGGAAGATCGCCCACTGACCACGAATCCAGATGACGTGGAATTACCGCCTTATTTACCAGATACACCTAAAGCCCGTGCCGCATTGGCTCGACAGTACGATAACCTCGCCACTGCCGATGCCCGTGTCGGTGAACTGTTGGATCAACTGGAAGCGGATGGACTTGCGGAGAATACCATCGTCTTTCTCTGGAGCGATCACGGTGAAGGACTCCCACGTGGTAAACGGTGGATCTATGATGCGGGGATACGAATTCCGTTGATTGTGCGTTGGCACGAAGAGCTTAATCCAGGGAGTGAAAGTGATCAATTGGTGAGTTTGATTGACCTCGGTCCCACTGTGCTTTCGTTATGTGGTGTTCAAGCACCGCAACACCTGCAAGGACACCCTTTCCTTGGACCCCAAAAAGTAGAACGTGAATATATTTTTGCGACGCGCGATCGCCTTGATTTATCGTATCACATGTTGCGTGCTGTACGCGATAAAAAGTATAAATACATCCGAAATTATTATCCCGAAAAGCCGTATCTCCGCTGGGATCCTTACCGCAATACACATCCCGTGATGCAGGAGATGTGGCGACTTTATGCCGAAGGCAAATTAGAGGGAGATCAATTGGTCATGTTCCAATCACCGTGCCCTACTGAAGAACTCTACGATGTGGAAAATGACACGTATGAACTCAACAACTTAGCAGAGAATGCAGCACATGCAAATGTGCTTAAACGGATGCGAGAAGCGTTGACAACATGGCAATCGGAATTCGGGGATATGGGGAATATATCTGAAGAACAAATGGTGGCGAAGTGGTATCCTAATGGCACGCAACCGCAAACGGCATCACCACTTTTCATTTCGATTAACGCGTCTCACCCCGGCACGGAGCCTGCTCATGAAGATGGAGAATGGGACGCACCGCTGCTTCTGCAACTCTACTGTTCAACACAAGGTGCCTCAATTGCGTATACAACTGAACAAGGTGAAGACGTCCAATGGCAGTTGTATACAGAACCTTTGCGTTTACCGAAAGGTGAAATCGTTATAAGAGCAAAAGCAATTCGGATCGGTTACAAAGAGAGCGATGAAAAATCTCTAAAACTCACAGTTTCATAAATATATGACCTTGAATGCTTAGGTGACCCTATTGACTTAAACCGTTGTTTGGGGTAGAATCTTTAGCAAAAATAGGGAGTGAAAATGAGCACATCAGATCGCCCGAACATTCTTTGGATCTCTGTAGAAGATACGACCCCACGCTTCGGTTGTTACGGGGATCCGGTCGCACGGACCCCGAATATTGACCGACTCGCTGCTGGCGGTTGTCGGTTTCCGAATGCGTTCTCGACCGCCGGTGTCTGTGCCCCGAGTCGTTCCGCAATCATTACCGGCATGTACCAGACCTCCATCGGTACACATCACATGCGCACGACGCATACGAACCAAAATACACCTGACATGCCGACCCCATATTCCGCAGTTCCGCCCCCCTATGTGAAAACCTTCACCGAATATCTCAGAGGCGCGGGTTATTACTGCACGAATAACAGCAAGACCGATTATCAGTTTACGCCACCAATCACGGCGTGGGATGAGTGTGACAACACTGCACATTGGCGAAATCGTGAAGCTGGGCAATCCTTCTTTTCGGTTTTCAATCCGACGGTTACACATGAGAGCGGTATGTGGGAACGGGAGGATCGCCCATTGACCACAACTACAAATCCAGATGATGTAGTGTTACCGCCCTATTTACCGGATACACCGAAAGCACGGCAGGCATTGGCACGTCAATACGATAACCTTGCCACTGCTGATGCACGTGTTGGTGAACTCCTCGATCAGTTAGAAGAAGATGGACTTGCGGAGAACACTATTGTTTTTCTCTGGAGTGATCACGGTGAAGGACTCCCACGCGGCAAACGGTGGCCCTATGATGCTGGTATTCGTATCCCATTGATTGTACGGTGGCCCGACTCACTTTCCGCTGATAGTGTCAGTGAGCAGCTCGTGAGTCTGATTGATCTCGGTCCAACGGTGCTCTCACTTTGCGGTGTGCAAGCCCCGGAACATCTACAGGGTCAACCCTTCCTCGGACCGGAGAAGATAGAACGCGACTATATTTTTGCGACCCGCGATCGTTATGACGAGTCTTACGATATGGTCCGTGCTGTTCGGGACAAGCGGTATAAATATATTAGAAATTATTATCCTGAAAAACCATATCTGCTCTGGATTCCTTATCGCAACCGGCATCCGATTATGCAGGAGATGTGGCGGTTGCATGCTGCAGGCGAGTTGGAGGGGGATCAGGCTGTCATGTTCCGTTACCCGCGTCCGACTGAAGAACTTTACGATACTGAAAATGACAGATATGAACTCAACAATTTGGTGGGTGATACGGGACATCACAACGTTCTGGAAAGGATGCGCGGTGCACTGACACAGTGGCAATCCGAATTCGGGGATATGGGAGATATATCCGAGGAACAGATGGTTGCGACGTGGTATCCTAACGGCACGCAACCGCAAACGGCGGCTCCGATTTTCATCCCGATCAACGCCGAGCACTCCGGTATGGAGGTAGCACATGGGGATGGTGAGTGGGCAGCCCCTCTCGTTTTGCAACTTCACTGCTCCACCCAAGGGGCATCGATTGCTTATACAACGGAGCAGGGTCATGATGCACGTTGGCAACTGTATACCGACCCACTCCGTCTATCGGAAGGCGAAACCACCGTACGCGCAAAAGCGATCCGTATCGGCTACGGTGAAAGTGAAGAGAAAACAATTCATCTCAAAGTTTCATAAGGTTTTTAATTTATTGAACCTGGTCAGCGTTCCCTGTGCAAGCCTCTATAGGCTTGCAGGACAATGTTACACGCTGGTTTTTGGTTAATTCGAGAACCCATTTTAGGTGTAGAGTAGCACTTGACTTAGACGGAAACCACTGCGTAATATAGTAGAACCATGCCTGAGAGCAATCATCTAAAAAAGGAGATTTTGAATAATGGCGCAACAGAACAGCCAAGACTATTTCGTTTATGTCGGGACCTACACACAAGGAGATAGCGAAGGGATTTACGTCTATCGCTCAGACGGGGCAACAGGTGCTTTAGAATATAGCAGCAAGATGACGGGCGTTGAGAATCCGTCTTTTTTGGAGATACACCCGAGTGGACAATATCTTTATGCTGTCAACGAGTTGGGCGAGTTTGAAGGCGAAGATAGTGGTGCGGTCACGGCGTTTTATATTCACAAAGAGACAGGGGAGATTAGTTATCTGAATCAACGGGCTACCGGCGGTGGTGCCCCGTGTCATCTGAGTGTGGACGCTACGGGCAAATGCCTGCTCGTGGCGAATTACGGTGGTGGGAGTGTCACGGCTTTCCCCATAGAGTCGGATGGCAGACTCGGTGAAGCCTCGGATTTTGTACAACATCAGGGATCCAGCATCAATCCGCAGCGGCAGATGGAACCTCACGCACACGCGATTATGATCGATCCAGGCAATCGTTATGCCTTTTCACCTGACTTGGGACTTGATAAAGTTCTCATCTATGAATTGGATGCGGAAAATGGAACGCTCACGCCTAATACACAACCGTGGGTACGCGTGCAACCGGGTGCGGGACCCCGACATTTCGATTTCCACCCAAACGGACAGTATGCATACGTGATTAACGAGATAGACTCTACCTTCACCGCTTTTCGGTACGACGCGAGCGCGGGAACGCTAGCTGAATTTCAGACGGTCTCCACGCTTCCTGACGATTTCGATGGCACCAGTCATTGTGCCGATATCCACGTTCACCCTTCTGGAAAATTCTTGTACGGGTCGAACCGCGGACATGATAGCATTGCGATTTGTACGATTGATTCAGAGACCGGAATGCTGAGTCCCATCGGTTATGAGTCAACGCAAGGACAAACACCGCGGAACTTCGGGTTGAACCCAGAGGGGACGTTCCTCTTTGCCGCTAACCAACAGACCGACACGGTTGTTACGTTCGCAATTGACGCTGAAACGGGTGAATTAAATGCGACAGGAGCCGTAGCAGAGGTTCCGACACCGGTCTGTTTGAAGATGCTACCGTGTGGTTAACTTTTAAGGTAACGGGCAGGCACAGGAACCTGCCCGAACATGTGTGCAATTTTTTAGCGCTATTGGCGTTGCCGTCTACGTTTCTCTTGGAGTTGATCCCACGGATAGATGAAACAGCGATCTGCCCAGTCTCGGTAAAGCCCAACAAGTTCATTTAGTTTTTGGGGATGTTGAGTCGCGAGATCGTTGATTTCTGTCCGTTCGGCTTCCACATCGTAGAGTTCCCAATCGCCGGGGAACTTGCAGACCAGTTTCCATTTACCTTGACGGACTGCACAATTGCCTTCGTGTTCCCAATAAAGCACCTCTTTACCGTTATCCTTCCCATCAAAAATCGGTACTAAACTGGTTCCCTCCAACGGTAAAATTGGCTCCCCGTTATGTTCTTCAGGATAGGTTGCCCCTGAGACTTCAAGGCATGTCGCCATGATATCTGTCAATTGTCCGGGTTGATGACGCAATTCCCCTGCCGATTTTATAGCCTCTGGCCAATGGGCAATCAACGGCGTAGCGATACCGCCTTCATGCACCCAGTGTTTGTATTCGCGAAACGGCGTATTGGACAGATTCGCCCACGGCACCCCGTAGCTTTGATAGGTGGTTTCGGGACCGGGCATGATGCTCGGATCGTTGCCACGATAGATGGGTTGCCCATCGGAAGTCGTCTCAGTACTGATGAGTGAATCGGTGTCGCGTATTGCGGGCGGTCCTCCGAGTTCTTCAGCACAACCGCCGTTATCCGCTAAAAACAGGATGAGGGTGTTGTCGAGTTCGCCCGTCTCTTCCAACGTATTGATAATGCGTCCGATACCTGCATCCATGCGGGTGATTTGCGCGGCGTAAACCTCCATACGGCGCTGATTCCATTCTTTGTATTGTGCATCGGTCCAAGGCGGCTGTGAAGGATCACGTGCGGTAAGTTGCCATGTCTCGTCTAAAATTTTCATTTCCTGCATCCGTGAGAGTCGTTCTTCTCGGAGCTCGTCCCATCCCGCAGCAAAACGTCCATTGTAGTAAGCGATGTCTTCTTCGTGTGCATGCAGGGGCCAATGCGGCGCAGTGTAAGCGACATAGGTGAAAAACGGACAGTCGGAGTTCTTCTCGGTGTGATCGCGGATAAAGGTCGTTGCTTCGTCGCTGATGGCATCCGTGAGGAAGTAACCTTCGGGGAGTTCGTCGTGTTGGATACGGGTGTTATCGCGCGTCAGTGTGTTCGGTTTCCAAAAATTTGCGGCACCGGTGATAATACCGTAGTACTGGTCGAACCCACGCTGGCAGGGCCAACTATGCTTGGGTCCATCAGCATGAGTATGTCGAGAGATATGCCATTTGCCGCTCATATAGGTGCCGTACCCTTCTGAACGGACGGCATCGGCAATCGTGACACAACGGTCATTCAAATCACCACGGTAGCCTTCCAATCCATCGTCGCCCATCATGTGCCCGACCCCAGTTTGGTGCGGATGGAGCCCGGTAAGCATGGAAGCCCGAGATGGACAACAGCGTGCGGTGTTGTAAAATTGTGTAAATCTTAGCCCACCTGCGGCAAGCCGATCCAGATTTGGGGTGTGAACTTCGCCGCCGTAGCACCCTAAGTCAGAGAACCCCATATCGTCGTTCAGGATGAGGACAATGTTCGGTTTTTTATTTTCATTCATCGAATAAACATCCCTTTCGTTTGAGAAATTGGTGTTGTTTTTGAAAGTCCAGTGTGTTACTATAAACTAAGAGAGACTCACTTGGAAAATATTTAATCTAAAAATGCACAACAGCCATAAAAGCGTAAACGCTTTATTAAAGAGAGCGTTGCAAGACGCATAAATGCCCACAGATTTCCGGAGGTAAAAAAATGATTGCAAATTTGATTACACTCTTCCGTCTGATATTGGTTTTTGTTGTGATCTCTCTTTTCGGAGTTCATATCTATTTAGACATTTTGCTCGTGGGACTCATCGGTTTAATCCTATTTCTTGATGCAGTTGACGGTTACGTTGCTCGACGCCTGAATCAGACTTCTGACTTCGGTGCGTTATTCGACATAGTTGGTGATCGGATCGTCGAATGTATCTTCTGGGTATACTTCGCCGTTGTTGGATTAATTCCGTTCTGGATTCCAGTTATCGTGATAGCCCGCGGTTTTTTCACAGATGGTTTGCGGAGTGCCGCTTTTGCGGAAGGCAAAACCGCCTTTGGTGAAAACACGATGATGTCCTCCAAATGGACCCGTGCGCTTACCAGTTCACGAGCGAGTCGTAGTATCTATGGTATCATGAAAACCCTCGCTTTTCTTTATCTCGGTGGGGTCATTGCCTTCAAAAACTCAGGCATCTTTCCGGAATTGGTCATCGGGTTGGAATTGGCAGGCGTGATTTTATCTACCGTGGTTGTTGCGATGTGCCTAATCCGTGGGCTCCCTGTTTTGGTTGATGGCTGGAAATACGTCAAGGGTTAACGCTATTTTACTGCTGAAGATTCAAAAGTCGTCATCGTTTTGACATGCGACTGTAACTTCCCATATTTAGCAACAAATGGCTGCCATCTTCACTTGCAAGCGAAGTAAAAAGCAATTTTGCCGCTGGATATGCGACTGCTGGAAGGACCTTATTTTTAAGGGTAAACATAAGTCGGTAGGTGATGATATTCTCAACCTGCCGATACTGTCGGGTAAATTCCGCGCTCTCGATGGTATGATGGCTGTCCTCCGGTAGAGTGGCACTCCATCCTTCCGGAATCTGAATACGAATCGTTTTTTCAACTTGCGTTGGATAACCGAAGTCCAATGAATAGACGCGTCGGTCATCAGCGAATGCTTCAGCGTATTCCCCAAATTCATCAATTGGCAAAGGCATTAACATGTTCTTGCTTAAAAGTGTTGCGTAATTCTCAACGTGAAAACCGAGTCTAATTTCCACGGGTACGTTGAGTTGATTGAGATCCGACATCTCATGCCATACTACTTGGATACCGGGAAATTGTTGGCTGAGTTCAGTCGCCAAGGAGGCTTTCACCGCACGAGGCTGTATCTGTTGATATGCCCACCGCGTATTTAGATCGTATTGACCGCTTGTCTGAATGTGGATTGTCCCTTCTACAGTGCCTTGGCTGTTTAGGGTCATATCTGTCATGCTCACAAGCCGATTGGATTCGGCTGGGAAAACAGGTGTTTCCACAAATTCACCGTGTGTGTCGGAAATGAGAAATCCTGTGCGTCCTTGTGCGTTATAAGGTAGGTCCCCGTAACTACAAGTTGCCGAAGAAGGGTCTAACCAAATATAGGTATCCGATCCAGTAGGGATCGCGGCAACCATGTGATTAAATTGGCTAAGTGCCGGGAGTGTCGTGTCAATTCGCTCGTAGGGTGAGACGCCAATCAGAACCGGATAAGCCTTGATTCCTACCAAATCTAACATCGAAATCAGGAGCGTTGTTTTATCCTTGCAATCACCGTATTGCATTTGAAAGACTTCAGCGGCAGGTGAGGGTTGATAAGCGCTCTGCCCAAGTTCAATGCCAACGTAACGGATATTTGCGGCGACAAAATGGTAGATAGCGCGTATCTTTGCCTCTTCTGTCGTCAGGTTTTGGGTTAACTCCTGGACTTTTTTCTCGATCTTAGCATCCGGCGTGTATCTGTCTTTCGCAAGTCCCTTATACCATAAGTAGACCTCGTTCCAGCCGGCAATAGAAGAGTAGCGCAAGCGCGGAGCGACGTCATTAATATGTGGCATGCCTTCCTCTATTGTCAGTGCAGGGGTTTCGCCGTATCGCCAAATATATACAACGGTGTCGTTTTCTGTGTAGGACACCTCAGGCTCTTGCGCATTTGTGTTTGGCGTATCGTTCGCAATTTTCCATTGAAGATGCCACGCCCTGGGTATTTGAAGGGCGTAACTCGTCTCAAGTGTAACTTCTGTTGCTTGGAAATTGTATCCTCCTGTGATCCAAGTCTCGCCTCCAGCGACTTTATCTTCAAGTGTTACCTGATACTCAATACAGACGCCCGGTGCGAGTCCGACCATCGAGATAACCTTCCACATTGCGTCGGAATAGAGATTTTGGGACAAGAGTCCAGGTGGTGTTGCATCGTTAAACGCTTCATCGGGAGGGTACAACACTGTGCCATCCGCAGTAATTGTTCTTGCTATATTAACACCGATGTTTTGCGCTATGGGTTGATAAGGAATGGCAATATCGCCGTATTTTTGGATACCTCTTTCGGTGAGGATTTTAACGACTTGATGCGTTGTATAGCGGGATTGCCCAGTGGGTAGGACATCGTGGCTGAAATGATTGAAGAGGACTAAGGTATCAGCATCAGGATAGTCGCTTGCGTCTGGGGCATTTGCGATAATATGTTCAACATCGGGATTGAGAAGTGTAACGGGCGGCACATCGACAATCTTCGTCAGACCAAAGTTCTGCTGGGCGAGTGCTTGGAGCCGCGTTAAGGCAAGGAGACTGTCTGGGTTAATTTCCAAAATCTGCCGGTATTGGAGCTGTGCCTCAAAATAACGTGCTTGGTTCTCATAAAGTGTGGCGAGTTGCTCTCTCGCCCACGTATCGTTCGGAAATAGCCGAATCGATTCCCGTAGTTCTGCGATAGCTTCACCTATTTCACCAAGCTCCAGATAGATTAATCCCAAGTAGTTGTGTAAATTTTCGCTTTCAGGTCGTTCACATCTCGGATCAAAAGCCAATGCCCTGTGGAGCACCTCAATCGCTTCGTCGAAACGTTGTAGCTGTTTGTAGGCTAAACCGAGGTGATTCAAGGCGTAGAGGTTATCCACTGAAACGTTAAGGACTCGTTCATAGTATTCGGCGGCGGCTGCATAGTCATTCAATTTTTCAGAGATGTATCCGGTGTAGTTTAGAGCCGAAATATTTCTCGGTTCCAGTGCTAAAAATGCTACAAATGCGTCTCGCGCGTTTTCATACTCTTCAAGTTGGAAATATATCTCAGCGATTTTGTGTTGTACTTCACTTACGTCTGGACGAATGGCAATGGCGGCTTTGTAAGCCGTAAGCGCAGCTCGCAAGTTTTGGCGTTGTAATTCAGTATTGCCGATCTCAACCTTCTCTCGCCACTCGCGATTCCGTTCAACAAGTGGATCAACCATCAACGGAGTAGGTGTGCTTTTTGGGAAAATAGTACATCCACTGATGATAAAAAGTAGACTTAAAACTAAAAGTAGGTTGCCTCTACGGAGCCTCATTGTTTGTCTCCTTCGGCGATTAAGGGTCTGATTCTTGGTTTTTCAAAAGCTTAGGGTTTTTGCTGTGCCGTTCTTTATCTCGGCGTGTCTTTTTTTCCATCGACTTTTTGAACGCATCCTCAAGTTCGACGCCCGTTTGATTCGCGAGACAGATAAGTACGAAAAGAATATCCGCCATTTCTTCACCCAGGTCCAAGTCTTTTTCATTCTCCTTGAAACTCTGTTCACCATACTGGCGTGCCATAATCCGTGCTAATTCGCCGACTTCTTCCATCAGAATAGTGGTATTGGTTAACTCTGAAAAATAGCGGACTCCAAAGGTGCGAACCCAGTCGTCTACAAGTTTTTGGCAATTTTCAAGTGTATAGTCCATATCATTTCTCTATAAATATATCACCGCGTCTCCCTTCCCAGTAACGGGCGGGGAAAGGGTTTGAAAACCTATTCAAACGTCTATAACTCGTTAGGTAACCACTCAGGTTATAATATTTTAACAATATTTGTAACAGAAGTAAACCTTTTTTTCTCGAAGTCTGTTTAATCAGACAGTCAGATGAAAACGCCTTGATTTTTCCGAACGCTTGGTGTATACTTTAATAGCATAATTCATTTAGGAGGGACCGTATGGGACTTACGAGCAAAGAACAGCAGTTTTACGTGGAAAACGGTTATTTCCTGAAAAAGGGGCTTGTCTCTTCAGAAGACATTGCGCGGATTCAGGCTGAGGTTGAAGATATACACAATCGTATGGCAGAACAACCTGCTGATGGCATTGGGATTTCTTGGGAAGTCTATGATACAGAGGACCACCCGCCACGTATTAAACAGTTGATGCACAGTGAGGTGGTGAGTCCGACCCTGAACCGTCTGCTTCGTTCTGACGAAGTATTGGATATCTTGGAAGTGTTGATGGGTGAAAATATATCGCTCTATCATAGCAAATTACTTCCAAAAGCGGGTGGCGATGGGACAGCTATCCCGTGGCATCAGGACTACGCCTATTGGAAAAATGATGAGAATAAGCCAGTTATGATTAATTGTCAATTGGCTATCAGCGAGGCAAACCTTGAGAATGGGTGCATTCAGTTTGTACCCGGCAGTCATAATTGGGGTTTACAAGAGCATGAACGGAAACATCAGACCTTTGGAGTGTTTCTACCGGGGCACTATCAAGAGCGGGAAGACGCTGTTGCTGTCGAGATGGAACCGGGGGATGGCGTCTTTTTTAATGCCCTGATTATTCATGGATCTGCCCCAAATAATTCAGCGGACGACCGGCTGATGAACACATTTGCCTATAATGTAACTGGAAACGGTGAAACCCAATGCCGGGAAGTCCTGCGAGGGAAATCTCTCAGCACATGAAAAATGTAACAGATGTCTGGAAAATTC
This region includes:
- a CDS encoding DUF433 domain-containing protein; protein product: MQKLDRITFDPHVMGGKPCVRGMRVTVGMIVGLVASGCSNAEILDAYPYLEEEDIRQSLSYAAWRVQEIDVPVGP
- a CDS encoding phytanoyl-CoA dioxygenase family protein: MLCGRVSALFSSCYFALKFSYSARRPISNYTSKETKSQANFRRLPLGFQPRSITKGVTSMAPISDSLFRLSGPSQADIDSFHDNGYIAYPDVFTDDGREGLIKEITQRFEPARQFIETLRNGEEQARSYFTRPWNDRGEYSDRLIDDPFITALIRATIGDAYHFCHSALNIAPRGIGPLGYHQDHHHWKHENPVNLAERDNYYIQILYYPNGFTRGDRNLKVISGSHKVAPTKEATPERMLAGDFDREAGRKLEEKRLELPPGSMVYIDARIFHAVEAKPVDSAQLYRIFAIDIFKEAGPPHRYTQEIPAEWIERATPHRQKLFDREAYTEGCWS
- a CDS encoding sulfatase-like hydrolase/transferase, which encodes MSTPDRPNILWISVEDTTPRFGCYGDLIARTPNIDRLAAGGCRFPNAFSTAGVCAPSRSAIITGMYQTSIGTHHHRTTHTDPSTPDLPTPYSVVPPPYVKTFTEYLRGAGYYCTNNSKTDYQFTPPLTAWDDNSNQGHWRNRGEGQPFFSVFNPIVTHESGMWEKEDRPLTTNPDDVELPPYLPDTPKARAALARQYDNLATADARVGELLDQLEADGLAENTIVFLWSDHGEGLPRGKRWIYDAGIRIPLIVRWHEELNPGSESDQLVSLIDLGPTVLSLCGVQAPQHLQGHPFLGPQKVEREYIFATRDRLDLSYHMLRAVRDKKYKYIRNYYPEKPYLRWDPYRNTHPVMQEMWRLYAEGKLEGDQLVMFQSPCPTEELYDVENDTYELNNLAENAAHANVLKRMREALTTWQSEFGDMGNISEEQMVAKWYPNGTQPQTASPLFISINASHPGTEPAHEDGEWDAPLLLQLYCSTQGASIAYTTEQGEDVQWQLYTEPLRLPKGEIVIRAKAIRIGYKESDEKSLKLTVS
- a CDS encoding sulfatase-like hydrolase/transferase — encoded protein: MSTSDRPNILWISVEDTTPRFGCYGDPVARTPNIDRLAAGGCRFPNAFSTAGVCAPSRSAIITGMYQTSIGTHHMRTTHTNQNTPDMPTPYSAVPPPYVKTFTEYLRGAGYYCTNNSKTDYQFTPPITAWDECDNTAHWRNREAGQSFFSVFNPTVTHESGMWEREDRPLTTTTNPDDVVLPPYLPDTPKARQALARQYDNLATADARVGELLDQLEEDGLAENTIVFLWSDHGEGLPRGKRWPYDAGIRIPLIVRWPDSLSADSVSEQLVSLIDLGPTVLSLCGVQAPEHLQGQPFLGPEKIERDYIFATRDRYDESYDMVRAVRDKRYKYIRNYYPEKPYLLWIPYRNRHPIMQEMWRLHAAGELEGDQAVMFRYPRPTEELYDTENDRYELNNLVGDTGHHNVLERMRGALTQWQSEFGDMGDISEEQMVATWYPNGTQPQTAAPIFIPINAEHSGMEVAHGDGEWAAPLVLQLHCSTQGASIAYTTEQGHDARWQLYTDPLRLSEGETTVRAKAIRIGYGESEEKTIHLKVS
- a CDS encoding lactonase family protein, with product MAQQNSQDYFVYVGTYTQGDSEGIYVYRSDGATGALEYSSKMTGVENPSFLEIHPSGQYLYAVNELGEFEGEDSGAVTAFYIHKETGEISYLNQRATGGGAPCHLSVDATGKCLLVANYGGGSVTAFPIESDGRLGEASDFVQHQGSSINPQRQMEPHAHAIMIDPGNRYAFSPDLGLDKVLIYELDAENGTLTPNTQPWVRVQPGAGPRHFDFHPNGQYAYVINEIDSTFTAFRYDASAGTLAEFQTVSTLPDDFDGTSHCADIHVHPSGKFLYGSNRGHDSIAICTIDSETGMLSPIGYESTQGQTPRNFGLNPEGTFLFAANQQTDTVVTFAIDAETGELNATGAVAEVPTPVCLKMLPCG
- a CDS encoding arylsulfatase → MNENKKPNIVLILNDDMGFSDLGCYGGEVHTPNLDRLAAGGLRFTQFYNTARCCPSRASMLTGLHPHQTGVGHMMGDDGLEGYRGDLNDRCVTIADAVRSEGYGTYMSGKWHISRHTHADGPKHSWPCQRGFDQYYGIITGAANFWKPNTLTRDNTRIQHDELPEGYFLTDAISDEATTFIRDHTEKNSDCPFFTYVAYTAPHWPLHAHEEDIAYYNGRFAAGWDELREERLSRMQEMKILDETWQLTARDPSQPPWTDAQYKEWNQRRMEVYAAQITRMDAGIGRIINTLEETGELDNTLILFLADNGGCAEELGGPPAIRDTDSLISTETTSDGQPIYRGNDPSIMPGPETTYQSYGVPWANLSNTPFREYKHWVHEGGIATPLIAHWPEAIKSAGELRHQPGQLTDIMATCLEVSGATYPEEHNGEPILPLEGTSLVPIFDGKDNGKEVLYWEHEGNCAVRQGKWKLVCKFPGDWELYDVEAERTEINDLATQHPQKLNELVGLYRDWADRCFIYPWDQLQEKRRRQRQ